From a single Bryobacter aggregatus MPL3 genomic region:
- a CDS encoding sensor histidine kinase, with translation MAVRPEALTLAGVVHDLNNVFETLFEANEVLKADPKQAKLSATIARNLEHGARIVKSLEAQGGLTEVAGLFEQVEALLTDFLVSSRGPKIEVVSAIEPNLQIAGMRGAWERVFLNLFLNAARMMPQGGRIEVKADTVPTGIKIHVTDNGPGIPARLLERLFEPGFTTTPKHKGLGLHIVRSIVESQGGEVFASNREDASGASFLIRLPHAFEHPVTA, from the coding sequence ATGGCGGTCCGGCCTGAAGCACTCACTCTCGCAGGCGTTGTTCATGACTTGAACAACGTCTTCGAGACGCTTTTCGAGGCGAATGAAGTCCTGAAGGCAGATCCGAAGCAGGCGAAGCTGAGTGCTACCATTGCCCGCAACCTGGAGCATGGCGCGCGGATTGTGAAGAGCCTGGAGGCTCAGGGCGGCTTGACGGAAGTCGCCGGACTTTTCGAACAGGTGGAGGCCTTGCTGACGGATTTTCTTGTGTCCTCGCGTGGTCCCAAGATCGAAGTGGTTTCCGCCATTGAGCCGAATCTCCAGATTGCCGGGATGCGCGGAGCCTGGGAGCGCGTGTTTCTCAACCTGTTTCTGAATGCGGCGCGCATGATGCCGCAGGGGGGGCGCATTGAAGTGAAGGCGGACACTGTACCCACAGGCATTAAAATCCATGTCACAGACAATGGACCTGGCATTCCCGCACGGCTGCTCGAGCGGCTCTTTGAGCCCGGTTTTACGACGACTCCGAAGCACAAAGGCCTCGGACTTCATATCGTGCGCAGTATCGTCGAGAGCCAGGGGGGCGAGGTGTTTGCCTCGAATCGCGAGGATGCTTCAGGCGCCAGTTTTCTGATTCGCCTGCCGCATGCGTTCGAGCATCCTGTAACCGCCTAG
- the aroA gene encoding 3-phosphoshikimate 1-carboxyvinyltransferase, which yields MTEIIHPANQMAGAIRLPGDKSISHRWAMIAALAEGKTTIHGYATGEDCHSTLGILKELGIEVEDGGSEVSIVGKGLDGLSAPKQMLDAGNSGSTIRMMSGILAGQSFTSRIAGDESLAKRPMQRVMKPLAEMGAEIIATDEKFPPLEIRGAKLKAIDYSTPVASAQVKTCVLFAGLFCEGETIVREPVKTRDHTELALRMFGADIVSAGKVVTLQGRPRLAAKELTVPGDLSSSAFFLSAALMIPGSNLVIGGVGLNPTRTALLDYLVSLGAEIKILNVGDQCGELVGDILVRGTIQKRGEISGALTASLIDEIPTLAVLGAATEGLDVRDASELRIKETDRIATVADNFKRAGLEIEVRPDGFTVPGRQKFHAAHFDSFGDHRIAMAFAVAALVADGPCQIENAEAASVSFPEFYSTLRSLTS from the coding sequence ATGACTGAAATTATTCACCCTGCCAATCAGATGGCCGGAGCGATCCGGCTGCCTGGCGACAAATCAATCTCTCATCGCTGGGCGATGATTGCGGCACTGGCCGAAGGCAAGACGACGATCCACGGCTATGCGACCGGCGAGGATTGCCACTCGACGCTCGGGATTCTGAAAGAACTCGGAATCGAAGTCGAGGATGGCGGTAGCGAAGTCTCTATCGTCGGAAAAGGCCTCGATGGCCTGTCTGCACCAAAGCAGATGCTCGACGCTGGCAACTCCGGCTCCACCATCCGCATGATGAGTGGCATTCTTGCCGGTCAATCCTTCACCTCACGCATTGCTGGTGATGAATCCCTGGCGAAACGTCCGATGCAGCGTGTGATGAAGCCTCTGGCTGAAATGGGCGCTGAGATTATTGCGACGGACGAGAAGTTTCCTCCCCTCGAGATTCGCGGCGCAAAGCTGAAAGCAATCGATTATTCAACGCCGGTGGCCTCGGCACAGGTCAAGACCTGCGTCCTGTTTGCCGGGCTGTTCTGCGAGGGCGAGACGATTGTCCGCGAACCCGTCAAGACTCGCGACCATACCGAGCTTGCCTTGCGCATGTTTGGCGCAGACATTGTTTCTGCCGGTAAAGTCGTGACCTTGCAAGGGCGTCCGCGCCTTGCAGCGAAAGAGCTCACGGTTCCCGGGGATCTCAGCTCTTCGGCCTTCTTTCTGTCGGCAGCGCTGATGATTCCCGGCTCGAATCTGGTGATCGGTGGCGTGGGGCTGAACCCGACCCGCACCGCTTTACTCGACTATCTGGTGAGCCTGGGTGCAGAGATCAAGATTCTGAACGTTGGCGACCAGTGCGGCGAGCTGGTGGGCGACATCCTGGTGCGTGGCACGATTCAGAAGCGCGGCGAAATTTCGGGCGCCTTGACCGCATCGTTGATCGATGAGATTCCGACGCTTGCGGTTCTGGGCGCTGCTACCGAAGGTCTTGATGTTCGTGACGCCTCCGAGTTGCGCATCAAGGAAACCGACCGCATCGCTACCGTTGCGGACAACTTTAAGCGCGCCGGGCTCGAGATTGAAGTGAGGCCCGATGGCTTTACGGTGCCGGGAAGACAGAAGTTCCATGCGGCGCATTTCGATAGTTTCGGGGACCACCGCATTGCCATGGCTTTCGCCGTCGCGGCCTTGGTTGCCGATGGCCCGTGTCAAATCGAGAACGCGGAAGCCGCCAGCGTCAGCTTCCCGGAATTCTATTCCACACTCCGAAGCCTCACCAGCTAA
- a CDS encoding FxLYD domain-containing protein — protein MRRILLTGLLIAVFLSAQDKKPKQPELLVSQVSVRRIDDQLLAVDGSIKNTGTKTYNKLQIVFEFFAPGKQSITIQRGAPEPDTIPPGESAEFHLQLRAPARAVHVELGAEDGNGRELRVGKSGPYPVE, from the coding sequence ATGCGTAGAATTCTACTCACAGGCCTCCTGATCGCCGTCTTCTTGTCCGCCCAGGACAAAAAGCCCAAGCAACCGGAACTCCTGGTTTCCCAGGTCAGTGTTCGTCGAATTGACGACCAGTTGCTTGCTGTCGATGGCAGCATCAAGAATACGGGTACCAAAACCTACAATAAGCTTCAGATCGTATTTGAATTTTTTGCTCCGGGCAAGCAATCGATTACCATCCAGCGCGGCGCGCCGGAACCTGACACCATTCCGCCCGGGGAATCGGCAGAGTTCCACTTACAATTGCGCGCTCCGGCGCGGGCAGTTCATGTGGAGTTGGGCGCCGAAGACGGCAATGGGCGGGAGTTGCGAGTGGGCAAGTCCGGGCCTTATCCCGTCGAGTAG
- a CDS encoding MlaD family protein, whose amino-acid sequence MTSKKTTWAQLRVGLLAIAGLVLLAVLVFYITSTQNLFESRSKVYAYLDTSGGLLKSAPVRLNGVLVGKVTEIVLSGENSPNRIIRVTMEIDDRMMSAIPNDSKVTVGAENLLGAKLIAIKKGVAPVSIAKGGELPSGSTPELDDIQQQASQTIAVMQNILTKAEGIVGQVEAGKGTIGKLLVDEELYNRFLSITKEVDKLSASLNQGRGTLGKLLSDDALYTDVRKTISRVDQVIADIQAGQGTAGKLLKDEAVYNEAKASLVEMRKLLSDLNAGQGTAGKLLKDDTLAKQLSATIGRVDTLLDKVNRGDGTLGQLLVNPSLYENLNGTAVELKSLMKDFRANPKKFLRIKLALF is encoded by the coding sequence ATGACGTCGAAAAAGACCACTTGGGCACAGCTACGCGTCGGACTCCTGGCCATCGCAGGTCTCGTACTGCTCGCCGTGCTCGTTTTCTACATCACCAGCACACAAAATCTATTTGAGTCGCGATCGAAGGTTTACGCCTATCTCGACACCAGTGGCGGTCTCTTGAAGAGCGCTCCGGTCCGCTTGAATGGAGTTCTGGTGGGCAAGGTCACCGAAATCGTTTTGTCGGGTGAGAACAGCCCCAACCGCATCATTCGCGTCACCATGGAGATCGACGACCGGATGATGTCTGCGATTCCGAACGACTCCAAGGTCACCGTCGGCGCCGAGAATCTCCTGGGCGCCAAGCTGATCGCCATCAAAAAGGGTGTGGCCCCCGTCTCGATTGCCAAAGGCGGCGAATTGCCTAGCGGGTCCACTCCAGAACTGGACGACATCCAACAGCAGGCCTCGCAGACCATTGCCGTCATGCAGAACATCCTCACCAAGGCGGAAGGCATTGTCGGGCAGGTGGAAGCCGGCAAGGGCACCATTGGTAAGTTGCTGGTGGACGAAGAGCTCTACAATCGCTTCCTCAGCATCACCAAGGAAGTAGATAAGCTTTCTGCCTCGCTGAACCAGGGACGCGGCACGCTGGGCAAACTGCTCAGCGACGATGCTCTCTATACCGACGTGCGCAAGACCATCTCGCGCGTCGATCAGGTGATTGCCGACATCCAGGCAGGCCAAGGCACCGCCGGCAAACTCCTCAAGGACGAAGCCGTTTATAACGAAGCCAAAGCCAGTCTGGTGGAGATGCGCAAGCTGCTCTCCGACCTCAATGCTGGCCAGGGAACGGCGGGCAAGTTGCTCAAGGACGATACACTCGCCAAGCAGCTCTCGGCAACCATTGGCCGCGTCGACACCCTGCTCGACAAAGTCAATCGTGGCGATGGAACACTGGGCCAGTTGCTAGTCAATCCCTCGCTCTACGAGAATCTTAATGGGACGGCGGTGGAACTGAAGAGCCTGATGAAGGACTTCCGCGCCAACCCCAAGAAGTTTTTGCGAATCAAACTCGCCCTGTTCTAG
- a CDS encoding carbohydrate deacetylase, producing the protein MRALVVNADDFGFTPDVNEGIIRAHRDGILTATTLMANGDAFEDAVRLADENPQLDIGVHLQMVQGKSLSQPERPLPQTVTVLMGELMAKRWDVYRELRAQVERILAAGITPTHLDTHKHTHLLPPVLDAVARLSEDFRISWVRRPFDLPMPGNAGGFKTRVAALVMRQMRLHFRRVLLRHHAKYTDHFAGFVWTGNYSADDLLRLFAVLPEGSTEFMAHPGVLGPDLAGAETRLKESRAEELKALTDPRLRPALAAAGIELGGYRMLERMRQANQKTGA; encoded by the coding sequence GTGCGCGCACTTGTTGTCAATGCCGACGATTTCGGGTTCACGCCCGACGTGAACGAAGGAATCATTCGGGCACATCGCGATGGGATTCTAACCGCAACCACGCTGATGGCCAATGGCGACGCGTTTGAAGACGCGGTCCGCCTGGCTGATGAGAACCCTCAGCTCGACATTGGCGTCCACCTGCAGATGGTGCAGGGCAAAAGTCTCAGCCAGCCGGAACGCCCGCTGCCACAAACCGTCACGGTGCTGATGGGGGAGCTGATGGCCAAGCGTTGGGATGTCTATCGGGAATTGCGTGCCCAGGTGGAGAGAATTCTAGCGGCCGGAATTACGCCAACCCATCTCGACACCCACAAACACACGCATCTGCTGCCTCCTGTCCTTGATGCCGTCGCGCGCCTGAGTGAGGACTTCCGGATTTCCTGGGTCCGCCGTCCCTTCGATCTCCCCATGCCGGGCAATGCCGGGGGATTCAAGACACGGGTAGCGGCGCTGGTGATGCGCCAGATGCGGCTTCATTTTCGCCGGGTGCTTCTGCGCCATCATGCAAAATACACCGATCACTTTGCCGGTTTTGTATGGACAGGAAACTATTCCGCAGATGATCTGCTGCGCCTCTTTGCGGTGTTGCCCGAAGGCTCCACGGAGTTCATGGCCCACCCCGGCGTGCTGGGGCCGGATTTGGCTGGCGCGGAAACCCGGCTCAAAGAAAGCCGGGCAGAAGAGTTAAAAGCCTTGACCGATCCGCGCTTGCGGCCGGCGCTGGCCGCAGCCGGCATCGAGCTAGGCGGTTACAGGATGCTCGAACGCATGCGGCAGGCGAATCAGAAAACTGGCGCCTGA
- a CDS encoding tetratricopeptide repeat protein — MRYRSATLILCALPLLAAVDSDQYEKARVLFEKTEYAASAKILERLKEPSGTELNLLGRDHFMMADYKKATELFEKAAQMEPRVSAHWHWLGRTYGRRAELSTFLTAPGYASKARQNFERAVQTDPRNIEALNDLFEYYLQAPGFLGGGLDKAQGLIEKIASVDPAEKHWAMARIAEERKDFNTAEAQLRRSMELAPKQVGRVCDLAMFLAKRGRTAESDDVFAQAQRLAPNHPTYLWNRANILIEAKRNIPEARQLLERYLSSKVQPDDDHKEEARKLLAKIHGA, encoded by the coding sequence TTGAGGTATCGAAGTGCGACTCTGATCCTTTGCGCGCTGCCGCTGCTGGCAGCGGTGGATTCAGATCAATATGAAAAGGCTCGTGTTCTTTTTGAGAAGACCGAGTATGCCGCCAGCGCCAAGATCTTGGAGCGGCTCAAAGAGCCTTCTGGTACCGAGCTCAATCTTCTTGGCCGCGACCACTTCATGATGGCTGACTACAAGAAAGCCACCGAATTGTTTGAGAAAGCCGCCCAGATGGAACCGCGCGTGAGCGCACATTGGCACTGGCTCGGCCGTACCTATGGACGCCGCGCAGAACTCAGCACCTTCCTCACAGCTCCCGGTTATGCGTCGAAAGCCCGGCAAAATTTTGAACGGGCGGTCCAGACAGACCCGCGCAATATCGAAGCGCTCAACGACCTTTTTGAATACTACCTGCAAGCTCCCGGCTTCCTGGGTGGCGGCCTCGATAAGGCACAAGGTCTGATCGAAAAGATCGCCAGCGTCGACCCGGCAGAGAAACATTGGGCTATGGCGCGTATCGCAGAGGAACGCAAGGATTTCAACACTGCGGAGGCGCAACTGCGCCGCAGCATGGAACTGGCGCCGAAACAGGTGGGCCGCGTTTGTGATCTCGCCATGTTCCTCGCCAAGCGGGGCCGTACGGCCGAAAGCGACGATGTGTTTGCACAGGCACAACGCCTTGCCCCGAATCACCCAACCTACTTGTGGAATCGTGCGAACATCCTGATTGAGGCCAAGCGCAATATTCCCGAAGCACGCCAACTCCTCGAGCGCTACCTCAGCTCGAAGGTTCAGCCCGACGACGACCACAAAGAAGAAGCGCGCAAGCTTCTTGCCAAAATCCACGGGGCTTAA
- a CDS encoding ABC transporter permease, with protein sequence MNLAEVLKSSYEALKANRVRTLLTALGLVIGNASVILVVTISLTSTQFILNQIKGIGSNVVWAYFEAGSRDSEQSEGDFVKLADVDAVRTQLADRIVAVTATMSSNNSLTIDGKAQDTSVLGVDEYYPKVRNLILLAGRYFDPEEVKQRTKVTMLTEPLAKLLYGSAEAAVGKMLKVKDHQFTVIGVFRERVQSFGLSELADKAMVVPITVLRYYNRVERIDPMYIQAKRSEDVEGLTTEVKAILEARHRKGARYFVDNLGAILDTAKNISMILTFVLILVAAIALVISGIGIMNIMLVTVTERTKEIGTRMAVGASRREILAQFLMEAVLISTGGGLIGILVGVSGPLLAQWLVPEFGVSISITSVVVAFLVSFGVGLIFGLLPANRASQLNPIEALRYE encoded by the coding sequence TTGAATCTCGCAGAGGTCCTCAAGTCGAGCTATGAGGCTCTGAAAGCAAACCGCGTGCGGACGCTGTTGACTGCTCTCGGCTTGGTGATCGGCAATGCGAGCGTCATTCTGGTGGTGACCATCTCACTCACCAGCACCCAATTCATTCTCAATCAAATTAAGGGCATCGGCTCCAATGTCGTGTGGGCCTATTTTGAGGCCGGTAGCCGCGACAGTGAGCAGAGCGAAGGTGACTTCGTCAAACTGGCCGACGTCGATGCGGTGCGCACCCAACTCGCCGACCGCATCGTTGCGGTCACCGCGACGATGTCCAGCAACAACAGCCTCACCATTGACGGCAAGGCCCAGGACACCAGCGTTTTGGGCGTCGATGAATACTACCCGAAGGTGCGGAATCTGATTCTGCTCGCGGGCCGCTACTTTGACCCGGAAGAAGTGAAGCAGCGTACGAAAGTGACTATGCTGACCGAGCCGCTGGCAAAACTGCTCTACGGAAGCGCCGAGGCGGCCGTCGGCAAGATGCTGAAAGTCAAAGATCACCAGTTCACGGTGATCGGTGTCTTTCGCGAACGGGTACAGAGTTTTGGTTTGAGCGAATTGGCCGATAAGGCAATGGTGGTGCCGATCACGGTGCTCCGTTATTACAACCGGGTAGAACGCATCGATCCGATGTACATCCAGGCCAAGCGCTCAGAGGACGTCGAAGGGCTCACCACCGAGGTGAAGGCCATCCTTGAGGCTCGTCATCGCAAAGGCGCACGCTACTTTGTCGACAATCTGGGTGCGATTCTCGATACCGCGAAGAACATCAGTATGATCCTCACCTTTGTGTTGATTCTGGTGGCGGCAATCGCCCTGGTGATCAGCGGGATCGGGATCATGAACATCATGCTGGTGACCGTCACCGAACGCACGAAGGAGATTGGTACGCGGATGGCCGTAGGTGCATCGCGGCGTGAGATCCTCGCCCAGTTCCTGATGGAAGCGGTGCTCATCTCTACCGGTGGAGGCCTGATCGGGATCCTGGTGGGCGTCAGTGGCCCACTCCTCGCGCAATGGCTGGTGCCGGAGTTTGGCGTCTCCATCTCGATCACCAGCGTCGTGGTCGCGTTTCTGGTTTCATTTGGCGTCGGGTTGATTTTTGGGCTGTTGCCGGCGAACCGCGCGAGCCAGTTGAATCCGATTGAAGCGCTGCGATACGAGTAG